Proteins from one Sulfurovum sp. TSL1 genomic window:
- a CDS encoding DedA family protein: MIHEIAQTLVSYIGDMGYWGIFFLMFLESTFFPFPSEIVMIPAGYLAFKGELNLYMVVATGIIGSVAGALFNYYLAMHFGRKFILRYGRYFLIKEETLDRLEAFFTKHGELSTFNGRLIPGIRQLISLPAGLARMHMAKFAFYSGFGAGIWVIVLVALGYLLGSNEALISEYLHSATLIALSCVVLITLFYIVRHKRRQKILED, translated from the coding sequence ATGATACACGAGATAGCCCAAACCCTTGTAAGCTACATTGGTGATATGGGTTATTGGGGTATCTTTTTTCTCATGTTTCTTGAGAGCACCTTTTTCCCTTTCCCCAGTGAAATTGTCATGATACCTGCAGGATATTTGGCATTCAAAGGTGAATTGAATCTTTATATGGTTGTTGCAACAGGCATCATAGGCTCTGTGGCAGGAGCACTTTTCAATTACTATCTGGCAATGCATTTTGGAAGAAAATTTATTTTACGCTATGGCAGATACTTTTTGATCAAAGAAGAGACGTTAGACAGACTCGAAGCTTTTTTCACTAAACACGGAGAACTCTCCACTTTCAACGGAAGACTCATTCCGGGTATACGACAACTTATCTCTCTGCCTGCAGGGCTTGCGCGTATGCATATGGCTAAATTTGCTTTTTATTCCGGATTCGGTGCAGGTATCTGGGTAATCGTTTTGGTGGCCTTGGGGTATCTTCTGGGTTCAAATGAAGCACTTATCTCTGAGTATCTTCATTCTGCCACATTGATCGCACTCTCCTGTGTGGTATTGATCACACTTTTCTATATAGTAAGACACAAAAGAAGACAAAAGATATTGGAAGATTAG
- the accA gene encoding acetyl-CoA carboxylase carboxyl transferase subunit alpha — MATYLDFESKIESIQEELVSAQAIANIEAVNKYQAELDKEVQKTYGSLSDFQKLQLARHPDRPYALDYIRLLMDDAYEIHGDRAFRDDPAILCYIGWINGQKTMLIGEQKGRGVKNKIKRNFGMPNPEGYRKALRAVKMAEKFDIPVLMLIDTPGAYPGLGAEERGQSEAIAKNLFEFASVKVPMVSVVIGEGGSGGALAIGVADKLAMMRYSVFAVISPEGCSAILWNDPSKVEAATKALKITPDYLLEHGLIDDVLDEPLIGAHRDKETAAEVLKTYFLENVQALRELSEDEMLDQRYKRLVSVGAFSE; from the coding sequence ATGGCAACTTATTTAGACTTTGAGAGCAAAATTGAATCGATACAAGAAGAGCTTGTATCGGCACAAGCCATAGCAAATATCGAGGCTGTAAATAAGTATCAAGCTGAGCTGGACAAAGAAGTACAAAAGACCTATGGTTCACTGAGTGACTTTCAAAAACTGCAGCTTGCCCGCCATCCGGACAGACCTTATGCTTTGGATTACATTAGACTTTTGATGGATGATGCCTATGAAATTCATGGTGATCGTGCATTTAGAGATGACCCGGCTATCTTATGTTACATCGGTTGGATCAATGGACAGAAGACGATGCTTATCGGTGAACAAAAAGGGCGTGGTGTTAAAAACAAGATCAAAAGAAACTTTGGTATGCCAAACCCTGAAGGGTACAGAAAAGCACTGCGTGCAGTAAAAATGGCAGAAAAATTTGACATTCCTGTCCTGATGCTCATAGACACTCCGGGTGCCTACCCTGGGCTTGGGGCAGAAGAGAGAGGCCAGAGTGAGGCTATCGCTAAAAATCTCTTTGAATTTGCTTCTGTGAAAGTACCTATGGTCTCTGTTGTGATAGGTGAAGGTGGTTCAGGTGGAGCACTTGCTATCGGTGTTGCAGATAAACTTGCGATGATGCGGTATTCTGTATTTGCCGTTATTTCACCTGAAGGGTGTTCTGCGATCTTATGGAACGACCCGAGTAAAGTAGAAGCTGCGACAAAAGCATTGAAGATCACACCCGATTATCTACTTGAACATGGTTTGATAGATGATGTACTTGATGAGCCACTGATTGGTGCACATCGTGATAAAGAAACAGCAGCGGAGGTACTGAAAACGTATTTCTTAGAGAATGTACAGGCACTGAGAGAACTTTCTGAAGATGAAATGCTTGATCAACGCTACAAAAGACTCGTATCCGTCGGTGCATTTAGCGAATAG
- a CDS encoding beta-ketoacyl-ACP synthase II, producing MKRVVVTGLGMINSLGLDKESAFSAIVEGKCGIKNIESFDTEKHTVSIAGEITDFDPLTVLDAKEAKKADRFIQLGLKAALEAMEDAKLPEGVDMERFGVASASGIGGLPNIEKNSVVCATKGPRRISPFFIPSSLVNMLGGFISIYQGLKGPNLSSVTACAAGTHAIGEAAKSIMVGTADKMLVVGAESAICEVGIGGFAAMKALSTRNDDPQTASRPFDSGRDGFVMGEGAAALVLETYEDAVARGATIYGELIGFGESGDANHITTPTMDGPLRAMKGAYKMAGEPKIDYVNAHGTSTPINDKNETAALKELFGGKENCPPVSSIKGQVGHCLGAAGAIEAVVCLMAMRDGVLPPTINYTTPDENCDLDYVPNEARKADINIAMSNSFGFGGTNGVVIFKKI from the coding sequence GTGAAAAGAGTTGTAGTTACAGGTTTAGGGATGATAAATTCTCTAGGACTAGATAAAGAAAGTGCATTTTCTGCGATCGTAGAAGGGAAATGCGGTATCAAAAATATTGAGTCGTTTGATACAGAAAAGCATACTGTGAGCATCGCTGGTGAAATAACAGACTTTGATCCACTGACTGTACTTGATGCAAAAGAGGCAAAGAAGGCAGATAGATTTATACAACTTGGTCTTAAAGCTGCTTTGGAAGCTATGGAAGATGCCAAACTTCCAGAAGGTGTAGATATGGAAAGATTCGGTGTGGCTTCTGCCTCGGGGATCGGTGGATTACCAAATATCGAAAAGAACTCGGTCGTATGTGCAACAAAAGGACCAAGAAGAATTTCTCCGTTCTTCATCCCTTCTTCCCTTGTCAATATGCTGGGTGGATTTATCTCTATCTATCAGGGGCTGAAAGGTCCAAACCTTTCATCGGTCACTGCGTGTGCTGCGGGTACACATGCGATCGGTGAAGCGGCAAAGTCTATCATGGTAGGGACGGCAGATAAAATGTTGGTCGTCGGTGCAGAATCGGCTATTTGTGAAGTAGGTATCGGTGGATTTGCTGCAATGAAAGCACTCTCTACAAGAAATGACGATCCACAAACTGCCTCTAGACCATTCGACAGTGGTCGTGATGGTTTTGTAATGGGTGAAGGTGCAGCGGCACTGGTATTAGAGACATATGAAGATGCGGTTGCAAGAGGTGCAACGATCTATGGTGAACTTATCGGATTTGGTGAAAGCGGTGATGCAAACCATATTACTACACCAACGATGGATGGACCTCTTCGAGCGATGAAGGGTGCTTATAAGATGGCAGGTGAGCCAAAAATAGATTATGTCAATGCACATGGTACATCTACACCGATCAATGACAAAAATGAAACAGCGGCGCTTAAAGAGTTGTTTGGAGGTAAAGAGAACTGTCCTCCGGTAAGTTCCATCAAGGGCCAAGTGGGTCACTGTCTTGGTGCAGCAGGTGCCATAGAAGCAGTCGTATGTCTTATGGCTATGAGAGATGGTGTACTTCCTCCGACGATCAATTACACAACACCAGATGAAAACTGTGATCTGGATTATGTACCTAATGAAGCCAGAAAAGCAGATATCAATATTGCCATGAGTAATTCATTTGGTTTTGGTGGAACAAACGGTGTAGTGATCTTTAAGAAGATATAA
- the acpP gene encoding acyl carrier protein: MALFDDVKEVVVEQLNVSPDEVKEESKFVEDLGADSLDVVELVMALEEKFDIEIPDDQAEAIATVADAIKFIENV; the protein is encoded by the coding sequence ATGGCATTATTTGATGATGTAAAAGAAGTGGTTGTTGAACAACTAAATGTAAGCCCAGATGAGGTGAAAGAAGAGTCTAAATTCGTAGAAGATCTTGGGGCTGATAGTCTTGATGTTGTTGAGTTGGTAATGGCACTTGAAGAGAAATTCGATATCGAAATCCCTGATGACCAAGCAGAAGCAATTGCAACTGTAGCTGACGCTATCAAATTTATCGAAAACGTATAA
- a CDS encoding TonB-dependent receptor, whose protein sequence is MKKGIYLSLVCSVCLNAAEVELETINVATKVDTEVIKDVRGEDIKSADLAEALFKQSPSVALSRRSGIANDIVVRGQRKDNINVTVDGTKVYGACPNRMDPPVSHILTNNVDYIEINEGPFNVEDFGVLSADVKIHTVKPKEKFEGEVNLGLGSWGYKKGAFSLSGGITDSVRVLLSGSTETSEQYEDGDGNDFAEQIDNYIADNPGDMKLANSAYQDKYRDMDAYTKKTMMAKLFWDMTDNQELRLSYTANRSDDVLYPSSKMDALYDDSDIYNMEYIAKDLGTYSKELNFQVYQSEVDHPMSNKYRKSAAMMHEMTHALTTKMQGAKLSNSFDIDNHTITAGLDYSKRNWDGRMYQEGVPGMKTINDVDTKNVALFLKDKIKMDKFVLDLGMRYDDTEITSEHPNTVLQPDNDYNELNGYILGTYHANETTQYYAGFGKSSRVPDARELYLIMMGNGSPSFVGNPNLENTVNYEFDLGAEKKYENATIKAKAFYSMLDDFIAYNSTGTVDGHNLENVDATIWGVELSGTYIATDSVYFDYGMSYQRGKKQDPLYGQTDTDMPEIPPFKFNGAVNYDYDESLALRAEVIASDEWTDFDADNGEQELDAYAVLNLKGTKKFGNHFEFTLGVDNVFDTTYAVTNTYKDISLLAAGISAADSNIVLMNEPGRYFYTNIKYKF, encoded by the coding sequence ATGAAAAAAGGGATTTATCTTTCTTTGGTATGTTCAGTGTGTTTGAATGCTGCCGAAGTAGAGCTGGAAACGATAAACGTAGCTACAAAAGTAGATACAGAAGTGATAAAAGATGTCAGGGGAGAAGACATTAAGTCAGCCGATCTGGCAGAAGCACTTTTTAAGCAGTCACCAAGTGTTGCATTAAGTAGAAGATCAGGTATTGCAAATGATATCGTTGTTAGAGGGCAGAGAAAAGACAATATTAATGTGACGGTAGATGGTACGAAAGTGTATGGTGCCTGTCCAAACAGAATGGACCCGCCTGTTTCTCATATCTTGACCAATAACGTGGATTATATTGAGATCAATGAAGGACCGTTCAATGTAGAAGATTTCGGTGTACTTAGTGCAGATGTAAAAATTCATACAGTTAAACCAAAAGAAAAGTTTGAAGGTGAAGTGAATCTTGGTTTAGGGTCTTGGGGATACAAAAAAGGTGCATTTTCACTTAGTGGAGGGATCACAGATAGTGTCAGAGTTTTACTCAGTGGGTCTACAGAGACAAGTGAACAGTATGAAGATGGTGATGGCAATGATTTTGCAGAGCAGATAGACAATTATATTGCTGATAATCCAGGAGATATGAAATTGGCAAATAGTGCCTATCAAGATAAATATAGAGATATGGATGCCTATACTAAAAAGACCATGATGGCAAAACTTTTTTGGGATATGACAGATAACCAGGAGTTAAGACTCAGCTACACAGCCAATAGAAGTGATGATGTCCTTTACCCTTCATCTAAAATGGATGCCTTGTATGATGATTCAGATATTTATAACATGGAATATATAGCGAAAGATTTAGGAACATATTCAAAAGAGTTGAATTTTCAGGTCTATCAATCTGAAGTGGATCATCCAATGTCAAATAAATATAGAAAATCAGCTGCTATGATGCATGAAATGACACATGCATTGACTACGAAGATGCAAGGAGCAAAACTTTCAAACAGTTTTGATATAGATAACCATACTATTACTGCTGGTTTGGATTACAGCAAGAGAAACTGGGATGGAAGAATGTATCAAGAGGGTGTACCAGGTATGAAAACCATCAATGACGTAGATACGAAGAATGTTGCGCTCTTCTTGAAAGACAAGATAAAAATGGATAAATTTGTCTTAGATCTTGGTATGAGATATGATGATACAGAGATCACTTCAGAACATCCTAACACTGTATTGCAACCAGATAATGACTATAATGAACTGAATGGTTATATATTGGGAACCTATCATGCGAATGAAACTACACAATATTATGCTGGTTTTGGAAAGTCATCAAGAGTTCCTGATGCAAGAGAACTATATTTGATAATGATGGGTAATGGGTCTCCTTCTTTTGTAGGAAATCCGAATTTAGAGAATACAGTCAATTATGAGTTTGATCTAGGTGCTGAAAAGAAATATGAAAATGCAACGATCAAAGCAAAAGCATTTTATAGCATGTTGGATGATTTTATAGCGTATAATTCAACGGGTACAGTAGATGGTCATAATCTTGAAAATGTTGATGCAACAATATGGGGAGTTGAGCTTAGCGGAACATATATCGCAACAGATTCAGTCTATTTCGATTATGGAATGTCTTACCAAAGAGGGAAAAAGCAAGATCCTTTATATGGACAAACAGATACAGATATGCCGGAAATCCCACCATTTAAATTCAATGGTGCAGTTAATTATGATTATGATGAGAGTCTGGCATTGAGAGCGGAAGTGATCGCGTCTGATGAATGGACAGATTTTGATGCAGATAATGGTGAACAGGAATTAGATGCATATGCAGTCCTCAACTTAAAAGGTACAAAGAAATTCGGTAATCACTTTGAGTTCACACTAGGTGTAGACAATGTATTTGATACAACATATGCGGTAACAAACACATATAAAGATATAAGTTTACTTGCAGCAGGTATATCAGCAGCAGACTCTAATATCGTACTTATGAATGAACCTGGACGTTATTTCTATACGAACATCAAATATAAATTTTAA
- a CDS encoding energy transducer TonB, with protein sequence MATKKIEEKTTQLCLCSFQPEVVSSVEQAEQEEIEEVQEVEKPVVEEEPVVEEDPVVEPEISKEPTPEQEPKVKEELIPEPVVQKVIPKPIVKEVKKKPKPKAKKKTSKKSAKKKQKRQKASSRSANISPAQKNQFLASIRDKINKHKSYPRIAQRRGMQGTVKVAFTILKNGNVGNISVSGPTVFHKSARQAVQSAFPIDIRNAPISLPKSIKITLRYQIR encoded by the coding sequence GTGGCAACAAAAAAAATAGAAGAGAAAACGACACAGCTTTGTCTGTGCTCCTTTCAACCTGAAGTCGTTTCTTCCGTAGAACAGGCAGAACAAGAGGAGATAGAAGAGGTCCAAGAGGTAGAGAAACCTGTTGTTGAAGAAGAACCTGTGGTTGAAGAAGACCCTGTTGTTGAACCTGAGATCAGTAAAGAGCCTACCCCGGAACAAGAGCCTAAAGTCAAAGAAGAGCTTATCCCTGAACCAGTGGTACAAAAAGTGATACCTAAACCGATCGTGAAAGAGGTCAAGAAAAAACCAAAACCCAAAGCGAAGAAAAAAACGAGCAAGAAAAGTGCCAAGAAAAAACAGAAAAGACAAAAAGCTTCTTCACGAAGCGCAAATATCAGCCCTGCACAGAAAAATCAATTTCTTGCAAGTATCAGGGATAAAATCAACAAGCACAAATCCTATCCGCGTATTGCACAAAGAAGAGGTATGCAGGGCACGGTCAAGGTTGCATTCACTATTTTGAAAAATGGAAATGTAGGGAATATATCTGTAAGTGGGCCTACGGTATTTCATAAGTCCGCACGTCAGGCTGTACAAAGTGCATTTCCTATAGATATTAGAAATGCGCCTATTTCGCTACCAAAAAGTATAAAGATCACACTTCGTTATCAGATCAGATAA
- a CDS encoding DUF2202 domain-containing protein, with the protein MKNKLVQSLGLVSAVFMIVGCGGESNLSGTEELATAIELPANVQAAIDGESSDLTEAQELKDAITHMYSEEGLAHDLYLALYKEQAVIQLQNIATKSEVKHTEAVNQVAQKYDLNMTQYPDTDHPYSIEGIGNGTYPVAPVQNLYTTLYEKGISSRQNALEVGCTVEVVDIDDLNHYITLAKEANATDILTVFNFLRNGSYTHYWAFNDALVGMGVEEGCCQMAKDLGHTACPTYPRN; encoded by the coding sequence ATGAAGAATAAATTGGTTCAAAGTCTAGGGCTTGTAAGTGCAGTTTTTATGATAGTAGGTTGCGGAGGAGAATCTAATCTTTCGGGGACAGAAGAATTGGCAACAGCTATTGAACTGCCAGCCAATGTGCAAGCTGCGATAGATGGAGAAAGCTCTGACCTGACAGAGGCTCAAGAACTAAAGGATGCGATTACGCATATGTACAGTGAAGAGGGGCTGGCACACGATCTGTATCTGGCTCTTTATAAAGAACAAGCGGTGATACAACTTCAAAATATTGCAACAAAATCCGAAGTGAAACATACAGAAGCTGTGAATCAGGTTGCACAGAAGTATGATCTCAATATGACTCAGTATCCAGATACAGACCATCCTTATAGTATAGAGGGAATCGGGAATGGTACATATCCGGTAGCACCCGTACAGAACCTTTATACGACGCTCTATGAAAAGGGAATATCTTCAAGGCAAAATGCTTTAGAAGTTGGATGTACGGTCGAAGTTGTGGATATTGATGATTTAAATCACTATATAACGTTAGCAAAAGAAGCGAATGCTACGGATATTCTAACTGTCTTTAACTTTTTACGAAATGGAAGTTATACGCATTACTGGGCATTTAATGATGCACTGGTAGGTATGGGAGTGGAAGAGGGGTGTTGTCAGATGGCCAAAGACCTTGGTCACACTGCATGTCCTACGTATCCAAGAAACTAA
- a CDS encoding HAMP domain-containing sensor histidine kinase encodes MLSRKKEIIFGTVIYFVTMFTLLTAVYRFLGNWNIIEVNFFIAGALVLLVAIGWGYVLSALIFAPKKQMEDTLTSLTNDIIHELNIPLSTIKANTAMLKKTMDDEKSLKRIKRIEDASVRLKKLYDELVYSIHKEMHTIEKERFALQSLIEERIEVFKDQKRNPFELSLEQYEIEVDKIGFEQMFDNIVSNAMKYSSRDAPIKVTLDNHILSVEDQGVGMGTTELLRVHERYYQADDRKDGEGIGLALVKAYCDEEGIEIHFKSEKGVGTTVSLNMSKVHAV; translated from the coding sequence ATGCTGAGTCGTAAAAAAGAGATCATTTTCGGTACGGTCATTTACTTTGTGACCATGTTTACGCTGCTTACTGCTGTGTATCGTTTTTTAGGCAATTGGAATATTATTGAAGTTAATTTTTTTATAGCCGGTGCCTTGGTTCTACTGGTGGCCATAGGATGGGGGTATGTGCTCTCTGCACTTATCTTTGCGCCTAAAAAACAGATGGAAGATACATTGACATCTCTGACCAATGACATTATTCATGAACTCAACATTCCTCTTTCTACGATCAAAGCCAATACCGCCATGTTAAAAAAAACCATGGATGATGAAAAATCCTTAAAGCGTATCAAGCGTATAGAAGATGCCAGTGTAAGACTGAAAAAACTCTATGATGAGTTGGTCTATAGTATTCATAAAGAGATGCATACGATAGAAAAAGAACGTTTTGCTCTTCAATCGTTAATTGAAGAGCGGATCGAAGTGTTCAAAGATCAGAAACGAAATCCTTTTGAACTCAGTCTGGAACAGTATGAGATAGAAGTGGACAAGATAGGGTTTGAACAGATGTTTGACAATATTGTTTCCAATGCAATGAAGTACTCCTCCAGGGATGCACCGATAAAGGTCACATTGGATAATCATATCTTAAGTGTGGAAGATCAGGGAGTGGGTATGGGTACCACAGAGCTTTTACGTGTGCATGAGCGCTATTATCAGGCAGATGATAGAAAAGACGGAGAAGGTATAGGGCTTGCTTTGGTTAAAGCATATTGTGATGAAGAGGGGATAGAGATCCATTTCAAGTCGGAAAAAGGTGTTGGGACAACCGTGAGTTTAAATATGTCAAAGGTACACGCCGTTTAA
- a CDS encoding response regulator transcription factor, with amino-acid sequence MARILVLEDDKLFNETLEDFLEEEGHVLHCALDPYSALDLTYEHVFDLYLFDVNLPYENGFELLEKLRQSGDETPCIFITSREDKTSLKEGFEKGGDDYIQKPVDLDELFLRIQAVLRRQVRSRLVEIGTYQFDILTKTLYQNDKALELSLKGSELLLALLEGQGRVVPLDQIKERLWSSSEESSDGALRVYIAQLKKYFPTQIQNVRGVGYQISIK; translated from the coding sequence TTGGCACGGATACTGGTATTAGAAGATGACAAATTGTTCAATGAAACCCTGGAAGATTTTTTAGAAGAAGAGGGACATGTTTTACATTGTGCTTTAGATCCTTACAGTGCACTTGATCTCACCTATGAACATGTGTTCGACCTCTATCTTTTTGATGTCAATCTACCGTATGAAAACGGTTTTGAACTTTTAGAAAAATTACGTCAAAGCGGTGATGAAACACCTTGTATCTTTATTACATCCCGAGAAGACAAAACATCGTTAAAAGAGGGATTTGAAAAAGGAGGGGATGATTATATCCAGAAACCCGTTGATCTGGATGAACTTTTCTTGCGTATTCAGGCAGTGTTACGCCGGCAGGTACGGAGTCGACTTGTAGAGATAGGGACATATCAGTTCGATATCTTGACGAAGACCCTGTATCAGAACGATAAAGCATTGGAGTTGAGTCTTAAGGGGAGTGAACTGCTTCTTGCATTGTTAGAAGGTCAGGGGCGGGTCGTTCCTTTAGACCAGATCAAAGAACGTCTTTGGAGCTCTTCGGAAGAATCCAGTGACGGAGCGTTAAGAGTCTATATCGCACAACTTAAAAAATATTTTCCTACACAGATACAGAATGTACGTGGTGTAGGGTACCAGATAAGCATCAAATGA
- a CDS encoding small multi-drug export protein, translating to MLYFDSIDQTEGKLLKLDQSFLKHKEGQILLLGLILLGGYFILLLLCAVFYSDYFQELLSITVTNVIFGRMAGLSIGVASQMNATFLILFNFFIESIMVLILYPLFVFSWNKLDFLSYPPLSRYLEQSTINAHKYEPLIKRYGVVGLILFVLTPFAMTGPVAGSFVGFLIGFRHRVTLTIVLASTFVAINLWIYLIKNFEEELVAYSDILMIGVFIAVAVLLLWYFVKKNFR from the coding sequence ATGCTATACTTTGATTCCATAGACCAGACGGAAGGTAAACTGTTGAAACTCGATCAATCATTTTTAAAACATAAAGAGGGGCAGATCTTACTTCTCGGACTTATCTTATTGGGCGGCTACTTCATTCTCCTTTTGCTTTGCGCTGTTTTTTATTCAGATTATTTTCAGGAGTTACTCAGTATCACGGTCACGAATGTCATATTTGGACGAATGGCAGGACTCTCTATAGGTGTAGCCTCACAGATGAACGCTACCTTTCTTATACTCTTCAATTTTTTCATTGAATCCATTATGGTACTCATTTTATATCCGCTTTTCGTATTCAGCTGGAACAAGCTTGACTTCCTCTCATACCCTCCCCTTAGCCGATACCTGGAACAATCTACAATAAATGCCCATAAATATGAACCTCTCATTAAACGTTATGGTGTTGTTGGACTCATTTTATTTGTATTGACACCTTTTGCGATGACTGGTCCTGTAGCAGGAAGTTTTGTAGGGTTTTTGATCGGATTTCGGCATCGGGTAACGCTGACGATTGTACTGGCAAGTACCTTTGTGGCTATTAACCTATGGATCTATCTGATCAAGAATTTTGAAGAAGAACTGGTTGCATACAGTGACATACTGATGATAGGTGTATTCATAGCTGTCGCTGTATTACTGTTGTGGTATTTTGTGAAGAAAAATTTTCGTTGA
- the fabG gene encoding 3-oxoacyl-ACP reductase FabG: protein MKFTGHNVLVTGASRGIGAEIAKSLATFGLKVWVNYRSGEAEAKAVKAAIEAEGGKAEVIGFDVSDDEAFVAAMKSIVDTDGELSYLVNNAGITKDKLAMRMKTEEFMDVINANLTSTFIGCREALKVMGKKRFGSVVNISSIVGETGNAGQTNYSASKGGTIAMTKSFAIEAAPRNIRYNTITPGFIATEMTDVLKDEIKDAFTAKIPMGRFGEPKEVADAVAFLLSDHSSYITGETLKVNGGMFM, encoded by the coding sequence ATGAAATTTACAGGTCATAATGTTTTAGTCACGGGAGCAAGCAGAGGGATAGGCGCAGAGATAGCGAAAAGTCTTGCAACTTTTGGTTTGAAAGTCTGGGTCAATTATCGTTCCGGAGAGGCTGAAGCAAAGGCTGTAAAAGCGGCGATAGAGGCTGAAGGCGGTAAAGCTGAAGTGATAGGTTTTGACGTAAGCGATGATGAAGCTTTTGTGGCAGCAATGAAAAGCATTGTTGATACAGACGGTGAGCTTTCGTATCTTGTGAACAATGCAGGTATTACCAAAGATAAACTGGCGATGCGTATGAAAACCGAAGAGTTCATGGATGTGATCAATGCAAACCTGACATCAACATTTATAGGATGTCGTGAAGCACTCAAAGTGATGGGGAAAAAGCGTTTTGGTTCTGTAGTGAACATCTCTTCTATCGTAGGTGAAACAGGGAATGCAGGCCAAACGAATTATTCGGCGAGTAAAGGCGGAACGATCGCGATGACAAAAAGTTTTGCGATAGAAGCTGCACCTAGAAACATCCGTTACAATACGATCACTCCGGGCTTCATCGCGACAGAGATGACAGATGTGCTTAAAGATGAGATAAAAGATGCTTTTACAGCGAAGATACCAATGGGCCGATTTGGTGAACCAAAAGAGGTCGCTGACGCTGTAGCATTTTTACTCTCTGACCACTCTTCTTATATTACCGGAGAGACACTGAAAGTGAATGGCGGGATGTTTATGTAA
- a CDS encoding TerB family tellurite resistance protein has protein sequence MENKIKKSVATLLAHIIKIDDRDIEKETPLFCKLMEMDFGCSPEEAKTFLKETLQEEYDLDEHIAIINDALCDDKLSKMHILEQLNHIIYSDTITPDDYEEFEKIKKALFSC, from the coding sequence ATGGAAAATAAAATTAAAAAATCAGTAGCTACCTTACTCGCACATATCATCAAAATTGATGATAGAGATATCGAAAAAGAAACACCGCTTTTCTGTAAGCTTATGGAAATGGATTTTGGTTGCAGTCCTGAGGAAGCAAAAACATTTTTAAAAGAAACATTACAAGAAGAATATGACCTTGATGAGCACATTGCTATTATCAATGATGCCTTATGTGATGACAAACTCAGCAAAATGCATATCCTCGAGCAGCTGAATCATATTATCTACTCAGATACAATCACGCCTGATGATTATGAAGAGTTTGAAAAGATCAAAAAGGCGCTTTTTTCCTGCTGA